In Oncorhynchus kisutch isolate 150728-3 linkage group LG5, Okis_V2, whole genome shotgun sequence, a genomic segment contains:
- the LOC109890429 gene encoding protein Shroom2 isoform X2 — protein MDVVDYRSELRMSAREVKAFLDADRFTGVGDGIQGDVEYRFVDVLLFGGAPWGFTLRGGLEHREPLLITKVEEGSKAATVSLQVGDEIVNINTVPISGSRQEAICLVKSSHKTLALVVRRRNEPVSRPHSWHSSKFTEDHPEPTESHNEPPPVWQVKHEVSASTKDLSSCADHDSNLRQLSSQFSSVGNMERVERPSHPYPPGCLSPSRYHRSAEPLSGGGVSGGKSESAFSCLSSTSPPPEPALALTNTAATEGSVFYKGVQTQTSEVGRQGEQRHSRYLQLPQGDGGSESPRTVPEEQLGSHYSSSGSGRSHIGPVWHVPERRKVAAPPSPPPPPLRNDSFAATKVYPAYTEGPGAPPQALENSSYRARGNHISHNENGPDPRCSYNPPPHKDFFHPNIAAGAPDYNHNQLSNPNKLFSLSSQDVRQSQSPFACLPNHQRQYSDESTFYLQTRSAPHPPKPQSVGSYYHSLQELPTNRSNSRNHVRSSTTSLSTSTIDQNYDGGGHIRYYCITTKQPGQPETRVRQSKSEVWMADMELAKGSNDRGSTSSSHKTNNTTEERERRSEGQRPTEAQLRSSYSPSPPEDHKAAPLREDPWVSQENHKIFPQKTPMLHSLAQGSRSLAQEIRSPMLHSLAQESRSPMLHSLAQESRSPMLHSLAQESRSPMLHSLAQESRTPMLHSLAQESRILVEKIHSATAPPPPSNGGGDTNHAIQEALTNNTATGKLARRSDRYATTLRNEIQLKRAQLQKSRSAATLTCPSETEEPEEEADPRGWKCTSSDGSFSSSYKDHLKEAQARVLQATSFRRRDLEPPGSGSEAQLTKPNSHTVSRIGGRKRFPLNKRVHSFSEPDKINKLGVEGEGEHPVGTAQPFVDRQKIFEMAAKPAFCRPISTIHKSGQQSSSTTSSTLEHGEGKARGRAHSGESQEKHPDPLSPAGRQALLEQQRLGTFTEYQVTWNMQRKDSDTKTQGRYHSADDILDQGTEETPVSVHERSRSSPSQDFYTQIPVPWRETVEILDHRQDQQGGSYTTRVQSESQEQPAQLHHFPQPPQQSIPRLTDTEPHSSRDVAAPAPAPLPLPHPSDHRYKCDSADPGHNLSAYPSNHTHSSVSEQPLPPPMAAPKPQNTGLIIMPQWPLLGLETPSATSSTYGLSPQEFLPGPYTHQAEPSSSSSCSSHGPELDPVPNQACSLGSTQLPSPSPGRTAGLGTEEGAADSTLEPPPSPSPHSPLFSYQPASLTVPSSGGTSSPSPQFAPQRLTDQPPVSVSVQDEAQSRPENRTNAVMEMSSVGKKVPVKIVHAESTTERESRQYLLHSERNGAPGVSEGPDFPPPLPTSLPSPEPQPYSLFRAYTPYTRHGPQSPPRDPTLPVAPEEALSPGRSQTNGPSGTAVMGPQQPQKSNSEEDVKREELARDIMDKDKSLVDILDQSKMKTTMDLMGGIFPQGEQILDGGHQRRKVSPKQCLPPRVTDDRREEGGMSAATGALVTSSTYYSTSAPKAEMLNKMKDMQEEELEEDSEDELDIDLASKKQELIDSLGKKLQVLREARENLQEDLHDNNSLGDEVEAVVQRVCKPNELDKFRMFVGDLDKVVSLLLSLSGRLARVENALNSLEEDTTPEEKRTLSEKRKLLIRQHEDAKELKENLDRRERLVYSIMAAHLSHESLADYQHFVKMKSALIIEQRKLEDKIKLGEEQLKCLLDSLLLEQRLLF, from the exons GAGGAATGAACCAGTCTCCCGGCCCCATTCATGGCACTCCTCCAAGTTCACAGAAGACCACCCCGAACCCACAGAGAGTCACAACGAGCCTCCACCTGTGTGGCAGGTCAAACATGAAGTCAG TGCATCCACAAAAGACCTTTCCAGCTGCGCGGACCACGACTCGAATCTACGCCAGTTATCTAGCCAGTTCAGCTCCGTGGGGAATATGGAGAGAGTAGAGCGTCCCTCACACCCCTACCCACCAGGATGCCTCTCCCCCAGCAGGTACCACCGCAGCGCTGAGCCTCTCTCTGGGGGTGGAGTGTCTGGTGGGAAGAGCGAATCAGCTTTCAGCTGCCTGTCCTCTACCAGCCCTCCCCCGGAGCCTGCTCTGGCCCTCACCAACACTGCGGCGACTGAGGGCAGCGTGTTCTATAAGGGGGTCCAGACTCAGACCAGTGAGGTCGGAAGGCAGGGTGAGCAGCGCCACAGCCGGTACCTCCAGCTGCCCCAGGGGGACGGAGGCTCCGAGAGCCCCAGGACAGTCCCAGAGGAGCAGCTTGGCTCCCACTACTCCAGCTCAGGCTCTGGCAGATCGCACATAGGCCCTGTGTGGCACGTCccagagaggaggaaggtagcagcccccccctctcctcctcctccacccctgcGCAATGACAGCTTTGCTGCCACCAAGGTGTACCCTGCCTACACAGAGGGGCCTGGAGCTCCACCACAGGCCCTAGAGAACAGCAGCTACAGAGCCCGGGGCAACCATATCTCTCACAATGAGAATGGGCCAGACCCCAGGTGCAGTTACAACCCTCCACCTCACAAAGACTTCTTCCACCCAAACATAGCTGCAGGAGCACCTGACTACAACCACAACCAGCTCAGCAACCCAAACAAACTGTTCTCGCTGTCTAGCCAAGACGTGAGACAGAGTCAGTCTCCCTTCGCTTGCCTGCCCAACCACCAGCGGCAGTACAGCGACGAAAGCACTTTCTACCTGCAGACCAGATCCGCCCCACATCCACCGAAGCCGCAGAGCGTCGGAAGCTACTACCACAGCCTCCAGGAGCTCCCTACCAACCGGAGTAACAGTAGGAACCACGTGAGGTCCTCCACCACGTCCCTGTCCACCTCGACCATCGACCAGAACTATGACGGCGGAGGACACATCAGGTACTACTGCATCACAACCAAGCAGCCAGGCCAGCCAGAGACTCGTGTTAGACAGAGCAAATCAGAGGTCTGGATGGCTGACATGGAGCTAGCTAAGGGCTCAAACGACAGGGGCTCCACAAGTTCCTCCCACAAGACCAACAATAccactgaggagagggagaggaggagtgagggccAGAGACCTACAGAGGCCCAGCTTAGAAGCTCTTACTCTCCCAGTCCGCCCGAGGACCACAAGGCGGCACCGCTGAGAGAAGACCCGTGGGTCTCTCAGGAGAACCATAAGATCTTTCCTCAAAAGACACCCATGCTCCACAGTCTGGCTCAGGGGAGTAGAAGCCTAGCCCAGGAGATTAGGAGCCCAATGCTTCATTCTCTAGCCCAGGAGAGTAGGAGTCCAATGCTTCATTCTCTAGCCCAGGAGAGTAGGAGCCCAATGCTTCATTCTCTAGCCCAGGAGAGTAGGAGTCCAATGCTTCATTCTCTAGCCCAGGAGAGTAGGACCCCAATGCTTCATTCTCTAGCCCAGGAGAGTAGGATCCTGGTGGAGAAGATTCACTCTGCTacggcaccaccaccaccatccaacGGCGGGGGAGACACCAACCACGCCATACAGGAGGCTTTAACAAACAACACGGCAACGGGCAAACTGGCGAGACGCAGCGACCGATACGCCACCACCCTCCGCAACGAGATCCAGCTAAAGAGGGCCCAGCTGCAGAAAAGCCGGAGCGCTGCCACCCTGACCTGCCCCAGCGAGACGGAGGagccagaggaggaggcagacCCAAGGGGGTGGAAGTGCACCTCCTCCGACggctccttttcctcctcctacAAGGACCACCTCAAGGAGGCTCAGGCTAGGGTCCTCCAGGCCACGTCCTTTAGGAGGAGAGACCTAGAACCTCCCGGGTCAGGGTCGGAGGCTCAGTTAACCAAACCCAACTCACACACAGTCTCCCGCATTGGCGGCCGCAAGCGTTTCCCTCTGAACAAGAGGGTCCACTCATTCTCCGAGCCAGACAAGATCAACAAGCTGGgagtggagggtgagggagaacaTCCCGTTGGAACAGCACAGCCATTTGTAGATCGACAGAAGATCTTTGAAATGGCTGCTAAACCTGCCTTCTGCAGACCCATCTCAACCATCCACAAGTCAGGCCAGCAGAGCTCCAGCACCACCTCCAGCACTTTGGAGCACGGAGAGGGCAAGGCCAGAGGGAGAGCCCACTCAGGAGAATCTCAGGAGAAACACCCAGACCCCCTCAGCCCCGCAGGCAGACAGGCCCTACTGGAGCAGCAGAGGCTGGGGACCTTCACCGAGTACCAGGTCACCTGGAACATGCAGAGGAAGGATTCAGACACAAAGACCCAGGGGAGGTACCACTCTGCTGACGACATCCTGGACCAGGGAACAGAGGAGactcctgtctctgtccatgaGAGGTCCAGATCGTCTCCCTCACAAGACTTCTACACACAG ATCCCTGTGCCATGGAGAGAGACTGTTGAAATTCTGGACCATAGACAGGACCAGCAAGGAGGCAGTTACACCACCAG AGTTCAGAGCGAGAGCCAAGAGCAGCCAGCCCAGCTCCACCACTTCCCACAGCCTCCACAACAGTCTATTCCAAGACTGACCGACACAGAGCCACACAGCAGCAGAGACGTGGCCGCCCCCGCCCccgcccccctccctctccctcacccctctgaCCACAGATACAAATGTGACTCTGCGGACCCCGGCCACAACCTCTCTGCGTACCCTTCCAACCACACCCACAGCTCTGTGTCTGAGCAACCACTACCACCTCCAATGGCGGCTCCCAAGCCCCAGAATACAGGCCTCATCATCATGCCACAGTGGCCTCTCCTAGGCCTGGAAACCCCCTCAGCCACATCCTCCACCTACGGACTGTCTCCCCAGGAATTCCTGCCTGGCCCTTACACCCATCAGGCTGAACCATCATCCAGCAGCAGCTGTTCCTCCCATGGCCCAGAGCTGGATCCTGTCCCAAACCAAGCCTGCTCCTTGGGCTCCACCcagctcccctctccctcccctgggaGAACCGCTGGACTGGGCACGGAGGAGGGAGCAGCTGATTCAACACTAGAGCcgccaccctccccctctccccactctcctttATTCTCCTACCAGCCTGCCAGTCTGACGGTTCCCTCCTCAGGTGGGACTagttctccctctcctcagtttgctccacagaggctgacggaccagccccctgtctctgtgtctgtgcagGATGAAGCCCAGAGCAG GCCAGAGAACAGGACCAACGCTGTGATGGAGATGAGCAGTGTAGGGAAGAAGGTCCCTGTGAAGATCGTCCATGCTGAGAGcaccacagagagggagagccgCCAGTACCTGCTGCACAGCGAGAGAAATGGGGCCCCTGGAGTTTCAGAGGGGCCCGACTTTCCCCCGCCCTTACCGACCAGCCTGCCCTCCCCTGAGCCGCAGCCCTACTCCCTGTTCCGTGCCTATACCCCCTACACACGCCATGGGCCCCAGAGTCCCCCGAGGGACCCAACCCTCCCTGTAGCCCCAGAAGAGGCCCTGTCCCCTGGGCGGTCTCAGACCAACGGTCCCTCCGGTACCGCCGTCATGGGTCCCCAGCAGCCTCAGAAGAGTAATTCGGAGGAAGATGTGAAGAGAGAGGAGCTGGCCAGAGACATCATGGACAAGGATAAGTCCCTGGTGGACATCTTGGACCAGAGTAAGATGAAGACCACCATGGATCTGATGGGGGGGATCTTCCCCCAGGGGGAGCAGATCTTGGATGGGGGGCACCAGAGGAGGAAAGTCTCCCCCAAACAGTGTTTGCCGCCCAGGGTCACGGATGACAG gagagaggaggggggcatgTCTGCTGCCACAGGGGCCCTGGTGACCAGCTCCACCTACTACAGTACATCTGCCCCCAAGGCTGAGATGCTCAACAAGATGAAGGACATGCAGGAAGAGGAGCTGGAGGAAGACTCCGAGGACGAACTGGACATCGACCTGGCCAGCAAGAAG CAAGAGCTGATTGACAGCCTGGGTAAGAAGCTGCAGGTGCTGCGCGAGGCCAGGGAGAACCTTCAGGAGGACCTCCACGATAACAACTCTCTGGGGGACGAGGTGGAGGCCGTGGTGCAGAGGGTCTGCAAGCCCAACGAGCTGGACAAGTTCAGGATGTTCGTGGGAGATCTGGACAAGGTGGTCAGTTTGCTGCTCTCCCTGTCCGGCCGACTGGCCAGGGTGGAGAACGCGCTCAACAGTCTGGAGGAAGACACCACACCGGAAGAgaag cgCACCCTGTCAGAGAAGAGGAAGCTGTTGATCAGACAACACGAAGACGCCAAAGAGCTCAAGGAGAACCTTGACCGGCGGGAGCGCCTGGTTTACAGCATCATGGCTGCTCACCTCAGCCACGAGAGCCTGGCAGACTACCAGCACTTTGTCAAGATGAAGTCAGCCCTCATCATCGAGCAGCGCAAGCTGGAAGACAAGATCAAACTGGGAGAGGAGCAGCTGAAATGTCTGCTGGATAGTTTATTGTTGGagcagaggctgctgttctga
- the LOC109890429 gene encoding protein Shroom2 isoform X5 codes for MHIRKNRFKGRNEPVSRPHSWHSSKFTEDHPEPTESHNEPPPVWQVKHEVSASTKDLSSCADHDSNLRQLSSQFSSVGNMERVERPSHPYPPGCLSPSRYHRSAEPLSGGGVSGGKSESAFSCLSSTSPPPEPALALTNTAATEGSVFYKGVQTQTSEVGRQGEQRHSRYLQLPQGDGGSESPRTVPEEQLGSHYSSSGSGRSHIGPVWHVPERRKVAAPPSPPPPPLRNDSFAATKVYPAYTEGPGAPPQALENSSYRARGNHISHNENGPDPRCSYNPPPHKDFFHPNIAAGAPDYNHNQLSNPNKLFSLSSQDVRQSQSPFACLPNHQRQYSDESTFYLQTRSAPHPPKPQSVGSYYHSLQELPTNRSNSRNHVRSSTTSLSTSTIDQNYDGGGHIRYYCITTKQPGQPETRVRQSKSEVWMADMELAKGSNDRGSTSSSHKTNNTTEERERRSEGQRPTEAQLRSSYSPSPPEDHKAAPLREDPWVSQENHKIFPQKTPMLHSLAQGSRSLAQEIRSPMLHSLAQESRSPMLHSLAQESRSPMLHSLAQESRSPMLHSLAQESRTPMLHSLAQESRILVEKIHSATAPPPPSNGGGDTNHAIQEALTNNTATGKLARRSDRYATTLRNEIQLKRAQLQKSRSAATLTCPSETEEPEEEADPRGWKCTSSDGSFSSSYKDHLKEAQARVLQATSFRRRDLEPPGSGSEAQLTKPNSHTVSRIGGRKRFPLNKRVHSFSEPDKINKLGVEGEGEHPVGTAQPFVDRQKIFEMAAKPAFCRPISTIHKSGQQSSSTTSSTLEHGEGKARGRAHSGESQEKHPDPLSPAGRQALLEQQRLGTFTEYQVTWNMQRKDSDTKTQGRYHSADDILDQGTEETPVSVHERSRSSPSQDFYTQKIPVPWRETVEILDHRQDQQGGSYTTRVQSESQEQPAQLHHFPQPPQQSIPRLTDTEPHSSRDVAAPAPAPLPLPHPSDHRYKCDSADPGHNLSAYPSNHTHSSVSEQPLPPPMAAPKPQNTGLIIMPQWPLLGLETPSATSSTYGLSPQEFLPGPYTHQAEPSSSSSCSSHGPELDPVPNQACSLGSTQLPSPSPGRTAGLGTEEGAADSTLEPPPSPSPHSPLFSYQPASLTVPSSGGTSSPSPQFAPQRLTDQPPVSVSVQDEAQSRPENRTNAVMEMSSVGKKVPVKIVHAESTTERESRQYLLHSERNGAPGVSEGPDFPPPLPTSLPSPEPQPYSLFRAYTPYTRHGPQSPPRDPTLPVAPEEALSPGRSQTNGPSGTAVMGPQQPQKSNSEEDVKREELARDIMDKDKSLVDILDQSKMKTTMDLMGGIFPQGEQILDGGHQRRKVSPKQCLPPRVTDDRREEGGMSAATGALVTSSTYYSTSAPKAEMLNKMKDMQEEELEEDSEDELDIDLASKKQELIDSLGKKLQVLREARENLQEDLHDNNSLGDEVEAVVQRVCKPNELDKFRMFVGDLDKVVSLLLSLSGRLARVENALNSLEEDTTPEEKRTLSEKRKLLIRQHEDAKELKENLDRRERLVYSIMAAHLSHESLADYQHFVKMKSALIIEQRKLEDKIKLGEEQLKCLLDSLLLEQRLLF; via the exons ATGCATATCAGGAAGAACCGCTTCAAGGG GAGGAATGAACCAGTCTCCCGGCCCCATTCATGGCACTCCTCCAAGTTCACAGAAGACCACCCCGAACCCACAGAGAGTCACAACGAGCCTCCACCTGTGTGGCAGGTCAAACATGAAGTCAG TGCATCCACAAAAGACCTTTCCAGCTGCGCGGACCACGACTCGAATCTACGCCAGTTATCTAGCCAGTTCAGCTCCGTGGGGAATATGGAGAGAGTAGAGCGTCCCTCACACCCCTACCCACCAGGATGCCTCTCCCCCAGCAGGTACCACCGCAGCGCTGAGCCTCTCTCTGGGGGTGGAGTGTCTGGTGGGAAGAGCGAATCAGCTTTCAGCTGCCTGTCCTCTACCAGCCCTCCCCCGGAGCCTGCTCTGGCCCTCACCAACACTGCGGCGACTGAGGGCAGCGTGTTCTATAAGGGGGTCCAGACTCAGACCAGTGAGGTCGGAAGGCAGGGTGAGCAGCGCCACAGCCGGTACCTCCAGCTGCCCCAGGGGGACGGAGGCTCCGAGAGCCCCAGGACAGTCCCAGAGGAGCAGCTTGGCTCCCACTACTCCAGCTCAGGCTCTGGCAGATCGCACATAGGCCCTGTGTGGCACGTCccagagaggaggaaggtagcagcccccccctctcctcctcctccacccctgcGCAATGACAGCTTTGCTGCCACCAAGGTGTACCCTGCCTACACAGAGGGGCCTGGAGCTCCACCACAGGCCCTAGAGAACAGCAGCTACAGAGCCCGGGGCAACCATATCTCTCACAATGAGAATGGGCCAGACCCCAGGTGCAGTTACAACCCTCCACCTCACAAAGACTTCTTCCACCCAAACATAGCTGCAGGAGCACCTGACTACAACCACAACCAGCTCAGCAACCCAAACAAACTGTTCTCGCTGTCTAGCCAAGACGTGAGACAGAGTCAGTCTCCCTTCGCTTGCCTGCCCAACCACCAGCGGCAGTACAGCGACGAAAGCACTTTCTACCTGCAGACCAGATCCGCCCCACATCCACCGAAGCCGCAGAGCGTCGGAAGCTACTACCACAGCCTCCAGGAGCTCCCTACCAACCGGAGTAACAGTAGGAACCACGTGAGGTCCTCCACCACGTCCCTGTCCACCTCGACCATCGACCAGAACTATGACGGCGGAGGACACATCAGGTACTACTGCATCACAACCAAGCAGCCAGGCCAGCCAGAGACTCGTGTTAGACAGAGCAAATCAGAGGTCTGGATGGCTGACATGGAGCTAGCTAAGGGCTCAAACGACAGGGGCTCCACAAGTTCCTCCCACAAGACCAACAATAccactgaggagagggagaggaggagtgagggccAGAGACCTACAGAGGCCCAGCTTAGAAGCTCTTACTCTCCCAGTCCGCCCGAGGACCACAAGGCGGCACCGCTGAGAGAAGACCCGTGGGTCTCTCAGGAGAACCATAAGATCTTTCCTCAAAAGACACCCATGCTCCACAGTCTGGCTCAGGGGAGTAGAAGCCTAGCCCAGGAGATTAGGAGCCCAATGCTTCATTCTCTAGCCCAGGAGAGTAGGAGTCCAATGCTTCATTCTCTAGCCCAGGAGAGTAGGAGCCCAATGCTTCATTCTCTAGCCCAGGAGAGTAGGAGTCCAATGCTTCATTCTCTAGCCCAGGAGAGTAGGACCCCAATGCTTCATTCTCTAGCCCAGGAGAGTAGGATCCTGGTGGAGAAGATTCACTCTGCTacggcaccaccaccaccatccaacGGCGGGGGAGACACCAACCACGCCATACAGGAGGCTTTAACAAACAACACGGCAACGGGCAAACTGGCGAGACGCAGCGACCGATACGCCACCACCCTCCGCAACGAGATCCAGCTAAAGAGGGCCCAGCTGCAGAAAAGCCGGAGCGCTGCCACCCTGACCTGCCCCAGCGAGACGGAGGagccagaggaggaggcagacCCAAGGGGGTGGAAGTGCACCTCCTCCGACggctccttttcctcctcctacAAGGACCACCTCAAGGAGGCTCAGGCTAGGGTCCTCCAGGCCACGTCCTTTAGGAGGAGAGACCTAGAACCTCCCGGGTCAGGGTCGGAGGCTCAGTTAACCAAACCCAACTCACACACAGTCTCCCGCATTGGCGGCCGCAAGCGTTTCCCTCTGAACAAGAGGGTCCACTCATTCTCCGAGCCAGACAAGATCAACAAGCTGGgagtggagggtgagggagaacaTCCCGTTGGAACAGCACAGCCATTTGTAGATCGACAGAAGATCTTTGAAATGGCTGCTAAACCTGCCTTCTGCAGACCCATCTCAACCATCCACAAGTCAGGCCAGCAGAGCTCCAGCACCACCTCCAGCACTTTGGAGCACGGAGAGGGCAAGGCCAGAGGGAGAGCCCACTCAGGAGAATCTCAGGAGAAACACCCAGACCCCCTCAGCCCCGCAGGCAGACAGGCCCTACTGGAGCAGCAGAGGCTGGGGACCTTCACCGAGTACCAGGTCACCTGGAACATGCAGAGGAAGGATTCAGACACAAAGACCCAGGGGAGGTACCACTCTGCTGACGACATCCTGGACCAGGGAACAGAGGAGactcctgtctctgtccatgaGAGGTCCAGATCGTCTCCCTCACAAGACTTCTACACACAG AAGATCCCTGTGCCATGGAGAGAGACTGTTGAAATTCTGGACCATAGACAGGACCAGCAAGGAGGCAGTTACACCACCAG AGTTCAGAGCGAGAGCCAAGAGCAGCCAGCCCAGCTCCACCACTTCCCACAGCCTCCACAACAGTCTATTCCAAGACTGACCGACACAGAGCCACACAGCAGCAGAGACGTGGCCGCCCCCGCCCccgcccccctccctctccctcacccctctgaCCACAGATACAAATGTGACTCTGCGGACCCCGGCCACAACCTCTCTGCGTACCCTTCCAACCACACCCACAGCTCTGTGTCTGAGCAACCACTACCACCTCCAATGGCGGCTCCCAAGCCCCAGAATACAGGCCTCATCATCATGCCACAGTGGCCTCTCCTAGGCCTGGAAACCCCCTCAGCCACATCCTCCACCTACGGACTGTCTCCCCAGGAATTCCTGCCTGGCCCTTACACCCATCAGGCTGAACCATCATCCAGCAGCAGCTGTTCCTCCCATGGCCCAGAGCTGGATCCTGTCCCAAACCAAGCCTGCTCCTTGGGCTCCACCcagctcccctctccctcccctgggaGAACCGCTGGACTGGGCACGGAGGAGGGAGCAGCTGATTCAACACTAGAGCcgccaccctccccctctccccactctcctttATTCTCCTACCAGCCTGCCAGTCTGACGGTTCCCTCCTCAGGTGGGACTagttctccctctcctcagtttgctccacagaggctgacggaccagccccctgtctctgtgtctgtgcagGATGAAGCCCAGAGCAG GCCAGAGAACAGGACCAACGCTGTGATGGAGATGAGCAGTGTAGGGAAGAAGGTCCCTGTGAAGATCGTCCATGCTGAGAGcaccacagagagggagagccgCCAGTACCTGCTGCACAGCGAGAGAAATGGGGCCCCTGGAGTTTCAGAGGGGCCCGACTTTCCCCCGCCCTTACCGACCAGCCTGCCCTCCCCTGAGCCGCAGCCCTACTCCCTGTTCCGTGCCTATACCCCCTACACACGCCATGGGCCCCAGAGTCCCCCGAGGGACCCAACCCTCCCTGTAGCCCCAGAAGAGGCCCTGTCCCCTGGGCGGTCTCAGACCAACGGTCCCTCCGGTACCGCCGTCATGGGTCCCCAGCAGCCTCAGAAGAGTAATTCGGAGGAAGATGTGAAGAGAGAGGAGCTGGCCAGAGACATCATGGACAAGGATAAGTCCCTGGTGGACATCTTGGACCAGAGTAAGATGAAGACCACCATGGATCTGATGGGGGGGATCTTCCCCCAGGGGGAGCAGATCTTGGATGGGGGGCACCAGAGGAGGAAAGTCTCCCCCAAACAGTGTTTGCCGCCCAGGGTCACGGATGACAG gagagaggaggggggcatgTCTGCTGCCACAGGGGCCCTGGTGACCAGCTCCACCTACTACAGTACATCTGCCCCCAAGGCTGAGATGCTCAACAAGATGAAGGACATGCAGGAAGAGGAGCTGGAGGAAGACTCCGAGGACGAACTGGACATCGACCTGGCCAGCAAGAAG CAAGAGCTGATTGACAGCCTGGGTAAGAAGCTGCAGGTGCTGCGCGAGGCCAGGGAGAACCTTCAGGAGGACCTCCACGATAACAACTCTCTGGGGGACGAGGTGGAGGCCGTGGTGCAGAGGGTCTGCAAGCCCAACGAGCTGGACAAGTTCAGGATGTTCGTGGGAGATCTGGACAAGGTGGTCAGTTTGCTGCTCTCCCTGTCCGGCCGACTGGCCAGGGTGGAGAACGCGCTCAACAGTCTGGAGGAAGACACCACACCGGAAGAgaag cgCACCCTGTCAGAGAAGAGGAAGCTGTTGATCAGACAACACGAAGACGCCAAAGAGCTCAAGGAGAACCTTGACCGGCGGGAGCGCCTGGTTTACAGCATCATGGCTGCTCACCTCAGCCACGAGAGCCTGGCAGACTACCAGCACTTTGTCAAGATGAAGTCAGCCCTCATCATCGAGCAGCGCAAGCTGGAAGACAAGATCAAACTGGGAGAGGAGCAGCTGAAATGTCTGCTGGATAGTTTATTGTTGGagcagaggctgctgttctga